Genomic DNA from Deltaproteobacteria bacterium:
GGCGTGTTGCCGATGCGTTCGCCGCAAGCGGCGGCGGAAGAGTTGGAGCGGGCGGTGAAAGAAAAGGGTCTCATCGGTTTTGAAATTTTACCGGTGGGTTTGTCGCACGCGTTGGGCGATAGTTTTTACGATCCGATTTACGCCGCGGCGGAGAGGTGCGGCGCGGTGCTCGGCATCCACGGCACGCGCAGTTGGTCGCGGGAGCTTGGCGCCGAAGGATTGAATACGTTTGCCGAAGTTCACGCTTACGCGTTTACCGCCGGCATTTTGCTCCAGTTCACCAGCATGATCTGCCAGGGCGTGCCGGTGCGTTTCCCCAAGCTGCGTTTTTCTTTCTTGGAAATCGGCGCGACTTGGCTGCCGTATTACTTGGACCGCCTCGACGAGCACTGGGAAAAGCGCGCCGAGATTGAAATGCCCTTGCTCAAACAAAAGCCCAGCGAGTTGGTGCGCCAGTCGGAAGTTTATTTCAGCATCGAGTCCGGCGAATCGCAGTTGCCGGCGGCCATCGATTACGTCGGCGCCGACCATTTTCTCTACGCCTCCGACATTCCCCACTGGGACTGCGAGTTTCCGGGGAACTTGCAGCAGCTGCGCGAGCATCCGCAGTTATCGGCTGAGGTCAAAGAAAAGATTCTCTACAAGAACGCCAAGCGGCTTTACAACTTGTAATTGAGAAACAAGTTTTCACCACGAAGACGCGAAGAGCACGAAGTTGTAGGGGCAAGGCGTGCCTTGCCCTTTCGACTTCGTGTCCTTCGTGTCTTCGTGGTGAAAATGTGAACCCTACCTAACGGAGAACAAAACATGAGCCCGACTCACTCTGCGATTCAACTCGACGATCCGCTGATCCCCGTGGCGATTCCGGAACAGGTTGCGGCCAAGGAGGGATTGGCCGAACTTCCCGGCACGCGGCTTTGGTATTGGGATACTGGCGGCGACGGTGTGCCGGTGATTTTTCTTCATCCGACCACTGGCAGTACGTTGATCTGGTTGTATCAGCAACCGGTGTTCGCCAAAGCCGGCCATCGTGTCATCGCCTACTCTCGGCGCAATCATTACAATTCGGATCTCGCCAGCGAAGACAATCCTGGCTGCGCTTCGGAGGATTTGAATAATCTCGCTGGCTATCTCGGTGTGAAAAAATTTCATGCGGTGAGCTCTGCCGCCGGTGGCAGCGTGGCGACGGATTACGCGCTGTCTCATCCTGAACGTTTGTTGAGTCTGACGGTGTCGAGCAATAACTTGGCTGCGCGCAATGGCTACATCGAACAAACCGCGGCGCGGATTCGTCCCAAAGAAGAAAAAGATTTGCCGCGTTGGTTTTGGGAGCTTGGGCCATCCTATCGCGCGGCCAACCCCGCCGGCGTGGACAAGTGGAACGAACTGACGCGCCGCTCGGTGAGCGGCAAAGGGGCGCGGCAAAAATTAGCCAACGAAGTCACGCCGGCGAAGTTAGAAACGATAAGAGTTCCGACGCTGCTCATCACCGGCGCCGCCGATCTGGTCACGCCGCCGTCGATCATGCGCATGATCGCGCGCCATGTTCCCGATAATGAGCTGGCGATCGTTTCGGAGTCGGGCCACTCGCCCTGTTGGGAGCAGCCGGAGGTTTTCAACCGCACGGTGCTGCATTTCATTTCACGCCATGGCGTGAAATGAAACTGTGATCGTGTTCGTGCTCGGGGGGTAATTCCTATCACGTCCACCAACACGATCACGATTCCGCCACGTTAGTTAATCGCGAAACAGTAGAACAATCCGTTGCCGCCGGAGCTGCGTAACGCTTCTTGGCTGCAACCGCGGGAGGGGTGGGATGCGTTCCACGACCTCGACGCCTCGTCGTCGTTCAAGCCTTGGCGGTTATGGTGGCCGAGCATCGCCGCGCCGATGGTGCTGCTGGTCCAGTTGCTGCACGTCATGTCGGCGTTGCCTAAAAACGCCCGACCGTCGGCTTGGGAGCCGGTGAGTATATCGTGCATGTTCGGTTTGTCGCCGCTGCCGTTGATCGTTGCGCCTTTTTCACTGAGCGCGGTTTCTTTATTGAGATTATTTTTGCCGTGCAGTTCGTCGACGTTGTGGGCGATGATTATTCTATTGGCATTGTGCCATGGGCCGTTGCCGATGCGATCGCGGGCATTGACCGACGGCTGACTGCCGGCGGGACTGACGCTTAAGTAGGAGCGCCAAGTGCGGTCGCCGGCGCCGACGGATTGCGCCAGCGCTTGGCAGCGCCGGTCGGCGCCCGCCAAGCCGCCCAAGTCGGCGCCTTTGCCGGAGCCTTCGCTGGTGACGAAAAAAGTCATCGGCGGCGGCTGGCTCTGCATGGCGGCGCAGGAAGCCGAGAAGAATAACGCCAGCGACAAAATAAATTTTCTTTGCGCGAAACGATTCATGGCAACCCTCCTATTAGGGAGGGCGGACACACCGGTCCGCCCCTACGATAATGCCGGGATTGACAATCTAAATCCCAAACAGCCGGCGTGCGTTGGCGCCGAGAATATTTTGCCGGACCTGGTCGGGCAGCGGCAGCATTTGTTCTTCGATTACCGTTTGCGAATTGGGCCAAGTGCTTGCCGGATGCGGATAGTCGGAGCCGAACATGACTTTGTCGGCGTCGAGCACGGTGCCGACCATTTTCACGCCGAGGGGATCGTCGACGAAGCTGATCCAAATTTGCCGGTGAAAATATTCGCTCGGCAAAAGTTTCGGCAATGCGATCGGCGCGTTGCCGGTGAGCCGGCGGCCGTCGCGGGTGCGCTGATACCAAATGTCGAGGCCCTGGATCATGCTCGGCACCCAGGCGAGTCCGGCTTCGGCCATGACGATTTTTACCCGCGGATGACGGTCGAGGACGCCGGTGAAAATCAATCCGGTGAGCGGTTCGAGCAGCTGCATGCCGGGCGGCTCTTGGGCGTAGCGCGACGCGGTGGAGACGACGAGATTGGTAATTTCTTGACTGGAATCGGTGAGCCGAGTTTTTTTGACTAACACGGCGAGATGAAATCCGATGGGCACGTTCACCTCTTCGGCCAACGACCAGAACGGCTCCCAAGCTTTGTCATAAACCGGCGGCGTTGCCCGCGAGGCAAGAATGTTGACGTGGCGCAAGTCGCCGCGTTTGGCGAGCCGTTCGAGTTCGTCGCGCGCGGCCAATGGATCGTCGAGGGAAAGTTGCGGCACGCCGATTAGCCGCTCGGGCTTCGCTGCGCAGAATTCCGCCAACCAGTCGTTGTAGGCTTCGTTGCAGCACCGTCTGAGTTCCGCGTCGGCGACCGGCATCGGATCGGTGGGGCCATACATCACCGACATGTCGGCGCCGTCGCGGTCCATGTCGGTCAAGCGTAGTTCCGCCGTGGTTGGACGGATCTCGCCTTGACGCATCACGCCGCCGCGCTCGATGGCCCACATGGCGCCGCTGCCCTGGGCCGCGGTGTAATAGCCGTGGGGGCTAAAAATGTTACCTTCCCAAGTCCAGTAGAATCCATTGTCCTTTTCGACCACCCGCGGGCCGCGCTCGCGCAGGCGCGCCGGCAATCGTTCGCTCCATAATTCCTTCGGCAGCCAGCGCAGATCGATGTGATCGTCGGCGGAGATAAATCGGTGCATCATGTCCTACTATAGTTCACAGTTTACACAGCCTGTGCAAATGTTCCGGGCCCCTGTTCTTAAGCCGCCTGCTTAACTACAAAATACTCCCTCACCACGAAGGACACGAAGGTTTCGGAACCATAATTTTCCGAACTTCGTGATCTTCGTGTCCTTCGTGGTGAAAAACTCTTTCCCAATTGGTTGCGGCTGTGACGTGCTAGGCTATCTGCCATAGACAGCCTCGATAAAACCGCTCGCTTCGATTTCTTTGACGATGGAGTGGTCGATGAAATCGCGCGGATCGGCGTCCTTGGCTTTCGGTAAATCTTTCGCCAAGGCGTCTAGGGTATCCTTGATCGCGCGCACGGAAGGATAGGGCACCTTCAAATAATACGGGCGCTGATAATTGTAGCTCTGCTTCAACACTTCGCGATCGCTGAGCCGGGTGTGCTTGGCCAGCGCGCGCAGGGAAAACTCTTCATCGCTGGCGAGAATTTTCGTGCCTTCGATCATGCCCATGACGAACTGCCGTGCTTGCAAGCGATCGGCGGCCAGGAAAGATTTTTTCACGCCGAGGCCGGAAGAAACGTAATCGACGCCGAGCGTCGTCATGTCGAAAAGAATTTTGAAACCGGCTTTGAGCGCGACGAAAGACGAAGGCGGCGACAGCGTGCCGGCATGAATGATTTTCGCGCGCAGGGCCGCGACTGTTTCCGGCGCACCGCCGACGCCGCGGATGGCCACGTCCTTGTCCGGTATCAGGCCGGCTTCACGAAGCGCCAAGCGGCTGGCGAAATCAGTGGTGCCGCCGATGCCCGAGACGCCGACCACTTTGCCTTTCAAGTCGAGGATCGAAGCGATCTCCGGCGCGCCGAGCATGGTGAACAAGAGTTTATCGGTGAAGTTGGCGATCAACACCGCGTCGGCGCCGCCGAGGACCGCCGCCGGCACGGTGCGGCTAGAAACGCCTTGGGCGAAGTGCACCGAACCGCCGACCAACGCCTGAATCGTCCGCGCGCCGGTGACGATGTAGCGCACCTCCATGCCGTATTTTTTGAAAACGCCGGCGTCAATGGCGACGAACAACGGCGCTTGCAACAAAGACACGGCCGGCACCGCGACGTTGATGATTTTCAACGGCGCGTCCGCCGCGAAGAGCGGCGGTGCGTGGAAAAAAATGCAAAAGGTGAAAAACAGTCCTATCAGCCGTCGGTTCATCGTCATTCCTGTGGCAATCGACGTATGTCCCGATTACTGCAAGCCAGGGCAAATGTCTAGGTCGAATTCTGGTTTGAAGGTTAACCGAGGTGATTTCGAGAAGTAGGAGCGAAAAAATTTACGCCCTCCGGCTTCAGCGCTTCTTGTAAAGCTTGTCGACAAATCCTTCGCGCACCAGTCGGTCGACGATGGAATTATCGGCGACGGTTTCCACGGCGATAGGTTTTTTACCCATGAACTCGACGATCGGCGCGATCGCTTCCGCTTCGAGGCGCGGCACGCGATCGAGGAACTTCACTGAGTCGCTGTACAGCTCTTCGATCAATTTTTGATCTTTGAGGCGGGTATATTTTTGAATCACCTTGAGGGCTTTGTCTTTCTGCTCGTGGGCGGCGGCGACGCCTTCGAGGTAGCCGCGCACGAAGGCGTCGAGGGTTTCCGGGTTGCGCTTTTGAAAGTCGCGCGACACGGTGATCACCACGTTGGAGTAGAGAAAGTCGAGCTCGGACAGGTCAAGCAGCATACGCATGGGCGCGTTGACGCGTAGCGCCGAGATCACCGCGCCGGCGATCTGCCGGTGCAGAAACGCCGCCGCTGTCTCCGTGGTGCCGCCGAACTGGCGCACAATGACCGTGCCTTCGAGGTTTTTCTTGCGCAGCAAGATGCGCGTCATGTTGTCGTTCACCGAGCCGAAGCGCGACACGCCCAAAGTTTTGGCGCGCAATTCTTCGACGCGGGTAATTTCCGGCTGCACCCACAGACGATAGTAAGGCCGGTTGATCAAACTCATAATCGACACCAGCGGCGCGCCGCCCAACACCGCCGCGATCACCGCATTGGTGGCGGCGAAGCCGCCTTGCAGATCGCCGCCGAGCAGCGCCTGCACCACCACCGGCCCGGAAGAAATAAAAATCAGATCGGCGTCGATGCCATATTTTTCAAAGGCGCCGATCTCCTTGGCCATCCACAAGCCGGTGCCCGCCGGGCCAACGGTGGAATAGCCGAGGCGAAACTTCTTTAGCTCGGCTGCGTCGGCGGTGATCGCGAAGAATAAAATCGCCAGCGTGTTCAGTAGCGCGCGGGCAACCTGGTGTTGTCGATGTTTCATAGTTTTTATTGCCGGTCGATTGCTTGATCGGCATCCTAGCAAACATCCAATGGCTGTACCAAGGGAGCGCGATGGTGGTTTTTTGCTGCGGAAGCTTACAGCGGTCATGCGATTGCGTTAAGATCGCCGCGATGGCGCCGATCATTTCTATTTCCAACTTGACCAAGACCTATGCGTCGGGGCATCAGGCGCTCAAAGGTGTTGACCTGCAAATCGACAAAGGCGAAATCTTCGCGCTCCTAGGTCCCAACGGTGCCGGGAAAACTACGTTGATCAGTATTGTCTGCGGCATCGTCACGGCCACCGAGGGTGCGGTGGTCGCCGATGGCCACGATATTACCGGCGATTATCGTGCGGCGCGTGGGATGATCGGTTTGGTGCCGCAAGAGCTCAGTACGGATGCCTTTGAGTCGGTGTGGGCGACGGTGAGTTTTAGCCGCGGTTTGTTCGGTCTCGCGCCGAATGCCGGTTACATCGAACGGGTGCTGTGCGATCTATCTTTGTGGGATAAGCGGCAGAATAAAATTATGACGCTTTCGGGCGGCATGAAGCGGCGCGTGATGATCGCCAAGGCGCTGGCGCACGAACCGCAGATCTTATTTCTCGACGAGCCGACGGCGGGCGTCGATGTCGAACTGCGCCGCGATATGTGGGCGCTGGTGCGCCGGCTGCGCGACAGCGGCGTGACGATCATCTTGACCACCCACTACATTGACGAGGCGGAGGAGATGGCCGACCGCATCGGCGTGATCAATAAGGGCGAGCTGATCCTGGTCGAGGAAAAAACCCGGCTGATGAAGAAGCTCGGCAAAAAACAATTGACGCTCAATCTAGTTGCGCCGCTGGCGGCGGTCCCGGCGGCATTGAATGATTGGCATTTGGCACTTAACGCCGGCGGCACAGAATTGGATTACACCTTCGACGCCACCGAAGAACGCGCCGGCATTCCAGCGCTCTTGCAGCGGCTGAGCGATCTCGGCATCCGCTTCAAGGATTTGAACACACGCCAAAGTTCGCTGGAAGATATTTTTGTTAGCTTGGTCAGCGACCGATGAGAAAAATTCGGATTCGGATTGATCAACCGCAAAGTACGCAGAGTACGCAAAGGAAGCCCAATGAGTTGTATTTGGAATTCTAATCCGAACTTTGCGTTCTCTGCGTACCTTGCGGTGAAATATCCTATTCTGAATGGCCGAATGAGAAAATGAGCAACCTAGCCTTCAACCGGTACAGCGTCTGGGCGATTTATAGATTCGAGATGGCGCGGGCGTTGCGCACGCTGTTTCAGAGCGTGATCGCTCCGGTGATCACCACTTCGCTTTATTTCGTCGTCTTCGGTTCCGCCATCGGTTCGCGCATGACCCAAGTCGACGGCGTCGACTACGGCGCGTTCATCGTGCCGGGGTTGATCATGCTTTCACTGCTCACCCAGAGCATTTCCAACGCTTCGTTCGGGATTTACTTCCCCAAATTCACCGGCACGATCTACGAACTTCTGTCGGCGCCGGTCTCGTACTTGGAAATCGTCATCGCCTACGTCGGCGCCGCGGCCTCCAAGTCGATTGCGCTGGGATTGATCATCCTCGCCACCGCCGCGCTGTTCGTGCCGGTACGTATCCAACATCCATTCTGGATGATCGCTTTTCTCGTCCTCACCGCGGCCACTTTCAGCCTGTTCGGTTTCATCATTGGAATCTGGGCTAAAAACTTCGAGCAGTTGCAATTCATTCCGATGCTGGTCATCACGCCGCTGACTTTTCTCGGCGGCGCTTTCTATTCCATCGACATGCTGCCGCCGGTCTGGCGCACCGTCACCTTGTTCAACCCGGTGGTCTATTTGATCAGCGGCTTTCGCTGGAGCTTCCACGAATCGGCCGACGTGAGTGTCGAGCTGAGTTTGGCGATGACGCTGGGATTCTTCGCGCTCTGCCTTTGTGTGGTTGGCTGGATGTTCAAGACCGGCTTTCGGTTGAAAAGCTGAGTTATTAGAAGCCCATTCCTGCCTCCAAGTGTGGTGGACCACTGCACTATACTCCGCATGATATGCGGTGGATATATTGCCAATGCGGTGATTAATCGTTATATTCACCGAATAAGGTGCGGTGAATGAGCGAGTTTATTCATGAATTGCCGGATTGGCCGAACTTTCGTTGGGATTCGACCCTGATATCGAGCCCACTTGCGGCACTACGCCACCGGCAAGGGCGGCTGGTTGGACGAATGGAAGCGCTCGGGGTTTCCCTACGCGCCGAAACGACGCTCCAGGCGTTGACCCTAGAAGTTGTAAAATCATCCGAGATCGAAGGGGAGATTCTCAACGGCGATCAGGTGCGCTCTTCGATTGCCCGTCGGTTGGGTATGGATATCGGCGCCCTCGCTCCCGTCGATCGCAATATCGAAGGTGTGGTCGAAATGATGCTCAATGCCACACAGAATTTTGCCGCGCCACTGACTGCGGAGCGATTGTGCGGCTGGCATGCCGCGCTTTTTCCGACCGGCCACAGCGCTATGCGCAAGATCGCGGTGGGCCGCTGGCGCGACGATTCCACCGGACCTATGCGGGTGGTTTCCGGTCCATTGGGGCAGGAGCGGGTGCACTTTACAGCGCCGGCGGCTGAGCGCCTCGAAAAAGAAATGTCGATATTTCTTCAATGGTTCGACGGCGCAACGACGACCGATCCAGTCCTACGAGCCGCGCTTGCCCATTTGTGGTTCGTCACCATTCATCCATTCGAAGACGGCAACGGGCGCATTGCGCGAACGCTCGCCGATATGGCGTTGGCACGCTCTGAACAAAGCGCGCAACGATTTTATAGCATGTCGGCGCAAGTCAGGATCGAACGAAGCGGTTATTACGACGTACTCGATAAAACTCAGAAGTCGGACCTCGACATCACGCCTTGGCTGGAGTGGTTTCTCAGCTGTCTCAACCGCGCCTTTGACGAAACCGAAAACCGTCTCGGCGGCGTGCTCGGCAAAGCGCGGTTTTGGGAAACCCATGGGCAAAAGTCTTTCAATGACCGCCAGCGTTTGATGCTGAACAAATTGTTGGACGGCTTCGAAGGTAAATTGAATACATCCAAATGGGCGACCATCGCGAAATGTTCTCAAGACACCGCCCTGCGCGACATCTTTGACCTGGTTGCGCGCGGCGTGCTTGCCAAAGATCAAGGCGGTGGGCGTAGCACAAGCTATTCGTTGGCTCCGGCGACAGCACAGCCGAATATTGAATAGCCGATAGCGCGCATCTTCTTTATGGTCATACCTCGCGCGACCCTCCTTGACATAGAACCGATTCTAATAAAAGCATGATTGATTCATCCACCGAAAGCTTCGAAAAAGGATTTTTCAACACCCAATTCTTGTCGGTGTAGTGGAGAGAGAAGCATGCCAGCGCAGACTCATATCGCCAGAACCATTTTGTCAGTTGCGCTCATTGGCCTGCTGCTATTCGCGACCGCCGCTTACAGCCAACAAGGTAAGGCCGCGAGCTCGGCGGAATGGGACAAGTTAGTCGAGGCGGCGCGCAAGGAAGGCAAGATCGCGATTTCACTGCCGGCCAGCGCCGAATTGAAAAAACAGATCGAAGAGCAATTTAGAAAACGTTTCGCCATCGAAGTGGAAGTTTTTACTTCGCGCGGCGCCACCGGCGTGCGCCGCATGGCGGACGAATTCAAAGCCGGCGTGCGCTATTTCGATCTGCACATCGGCGGTTCGTCGTCGATCCTCTCCGGCATGTACGACGAGGGGATTATCGATGCCATCGATCCCTGGCTGGTGCTGTCCGAAGTGCGCGATCCGAAACAATGGTGGGGCGGTCATCTATGGGTCGATAGCGCCAAACGTTTCATTTACATGTTTCAAGCCTATTTGCCGGAAAGCATTTGGTACAACAGCGATCTGGTCAAACCGAGCGAGCTACGCTCCTTCGAAGATCTTCTCAATCCCAAGTGGAAAGGCAAGATCGGCTTTCTCGATCCACGCACACCCGGCGGCGGTGACAGCCATTGGTCGTATATGTGGCAGGTCAAGGGCGAGGACTACTTGAAGAACTTGGCGGCGCAGGATTTATTTCTCGGCCGCGATCAACGGGTGCTGTCGGAGAGTTTGGCCAAGGGACGCATCGCCGTGTTGGTCGGCAATACTTTCTATTCATTCCAGCCGTTCGTGAAAGCCGGACTGCCGGTGAAGCCGCTGCCGACTCCGAAAGAGGGAACCTTCGGCACCGGCGGCAGCGGCAACTTAGCGATCATCAAAGCGCCGGCGCATCCCAATGCGACCAAAGTGTTCGTGAACTGGCTGCTCAGCCACGAGGGGCAGGAAGTGTTTTCCCACGGCCTAGCGCAAGCGACGAGACGTAACGACGTTGACACCAAGTGGCTGCGCGAAACCGGCACGATCGCGGCGAAGGATACGATGTCGGTGGAAGAATTTTGGAAAGTGGAAAATCAGTCGGAAGAAAAATTTGAGAAAGTACGCAAGCCGGCGGCCAAGGCGGCGCAGACACTGTTGAAATAGCGCGCTTGGTTTAGAATAGAATGAATAAGGCGCGGCCGCCAATGAAAGGATTGTCAATGGCGACGAACGGAACAAATAAAACTAACTTGGATATCTTGGAGGGATATTTCAAAAGATATCCTGACGTTCACAAGGAAACGATTCTCAAACAACACATGTTGAGCCTGGGCCACTGGTTCAGCGACTCGGCGCTCGAAGCCTGCGAGGGCGCGCTGGTGAAATCTTACCGGCTGTTCTCCTACGATCTGGTGCCGATGTCCTATTTTAAAAGGAACGAGCATCGGCGCGTGCCGGAGCATTTCGTTCTGATCAACGGGCCGCACGACATGCGCCCGGTGGCGATCCAAACTTCATTGTCGCCCGATTCGCCTTATCTCGTCGACATCGTCGAGGGCCGGATGGTTTTGACCGTCGATGGTCAAGAGGTGTCCGAGGTGCGCGTGCCCAAGACGCCGGATTATTATTCTAAGAGCTTGCCCGACGGTACGCCCTATCATGAGATCGTCGCCTTTGCTTCGTTCATCACGATCTTTCGCAACTGCCAATACTGGGGTGCGAAGGAGGAATGTAAATTTTGCGACATCAATGAAAATGCTCGCCAGATGAAGCTGTCGCGCGACTTTACGCTGTCGGCGCCCGTGAAATCGGTTGAAGATGTCCTGGCCGTTTGTAAATACGTCGCCGAAGACGCCAAAAAAATTGGCGCGGGCCAGGGCTTCGTGCTGAGCGGCGGCACGATTACGAAAACGCTGCACGGCAAGAGCGAAGCGGATTTCTACGTGCCCTATATCGAGGCGATCAAGAATCTCGACAGCCATCCACGCATTACCTTCGAGGTCAACGCGCGGCCGCGCGAGGAAGTGAAGCGTTACAAGGACGCCGGCGCCGACAACATTCACTTCAACATGGAGACCTGGGACAAAGAGCTATTCGCCTGGATCAATCCCGGCAAGGCCGAGCGCGTCGGCTGGGACAACTGGGTGCGCTGGATGGAAGACGCCGTGGAGGTCTTCGGTCCTGGCCAGGTGCAGCCGAGTTTTGTTTCCGGTATCGAGATGGCGCGGCCGCATGGCTTCAAGACCGTCGAGGAAGCGGTCAAGTCGACCACCGGCTGCTTCGAATATCTGATGTCGCGGGCGATCATGCCTCGGCCGCAGCAGTGGCGTCGCGAACCGTCCACCGCGCTGTGCAAAGAAGCCGAGCAACCGCCGGTGCCTTTGGACTATTATATTCAGATGACCCGCAATTGGTACGAAACCTATCAGAAGTATCGCGACAAGCTGCCCAAGTTCGGCACTCGCAAGGCCGGTTTGTTGGCCGAGCGCAACCTATTGGGACCGGTGCACGGCGCCTACGGCGATTTCGCTATGTTGAAAGAAAATTTATTTCCGGCCGACGTCGAAGAACAGATCAATCGGCGCAGCGTGCCGTGGGAAAGTATCGAGGTGACCGCCCATGTTTAGTAATATTTCCCCGGCAATGCAGCAAGTGATGCGCGCCATGGAAGAACAACTGGCGCGCGATCAAGCGTCGCTGCGCAGCGTCGACACCGACATGGGACGGCTGTTAACTCTGCTCGCCATGTCGGCGCCGGCGGGGGCATTTCTCGAACTCGGCAGCAGCGGCGGCTACTCGAGTATCTGGCTGTCCCTGGCCGCCCGCGCCCGGGGCGTGAAGCTGACCACGGTCGATCTGAATGAAAAAAAAGTCGCTCTGGCGAAAGATAATATTTCCCGCGCCGGCGCCGCCGATGTCGTCGAAGTGCATCACGGCGACGCTTTTGATTTCGCGGGCCGCAACGAACCCTTGGCGTTCTGCTTCTCCGACATCGAGCCGCCGGAGCTAAACGCCAAGATCTACGAACTCGTCGTGCCGCGCCTGGTGCCCGGCGGCTGGCTGGTCGTCGACAACGTCACCTCGCCGCGCCACCAAAAAGATTTTATCGCACGCGCCTACAGCGACCCACGCGTCGACTGCGTGCTCCTGCCGTTTCCCAAGGGCGATATGATTTGCCGCAAGTGCTGAAGTTTAGCAGTGGGATTGAACGGGAATATATCGGCGAGAACATTCACAGACAAAACCAACCTTAGCGGTAAACACTTGCGACAAATCCACTTTGATCGAGTTGCCGGATGATACTGGCATCGACGAAGTCTTCCGGCTTGTAGTTCTTCGCCTTCGGGATTTGGCCGGAGATCTCGTCCAATATCGGCTGAAGTCCTTCTAAGGCCGGATAAGGAGTCTTTTCATACAGCACCGAAAAAACTCTGTAGGTTTCCTCGAGTATCTCGCGATCGTTGGACCGCAACATTCTCCCCAACACTTTGATGGCAAATTCTCGATCCGTCTTGACCCGATGAATACCCTCGATGACTGCCTTGGCAAATTGCCCGAATGTTTCACGCTCCCTGCGCAATTGGCTTTCCCGCGCAACGATAACCGTCGTGGCGTATTTGAACTCCTGGCCGAGATTGGCCAGTTCGGTAAAACCGAAATTCTTCCTGCCGATGTATGCCCGCGGTGGATCGAGCACGGCCGCGTGGACGCGCCGTTTTTCTAAAGCGGCGACACTTTAGACATAGCCGCCGGTGCCGAGAAATTTGACGTCTGATTCGATGCCCCATTTTTTCAGCAACCGTTGGGTCAACAGTGTCGGTGAGCCGCCCAGGCTGCCGACACCGATCAGCTTGCCTTTGAGATCGCTCGGCCGTTTGATTTCCGGCACCGTCATGACCGAGAGCGTGAATGAGTTCAGCAGTGCCATCATGATGATGGTATCGGCGCCTTCGATGCGCGCTCTGACGGGAGTTGTTCCGGATAGGCTCGCTGCCAAGGTATCTCCGGCGTAAAGCAGCTGCACCTGGCGGGCCGCGGACTGTAGGCCGAGCAGCTCGACATTTAGGCCGTGCTTGGCAAACAATCCGGCGTCGCGCGCCGCCCAAAGCGGCAGCTGCACCGATCCGAGACTCAATGAGATGCGCATGGGTTTTAGTTCTTGAGCCTGTATGGCGGGCAAAAATCCGCACGAGATCGCGCAGACAATCGCTAAACACATTTGTCTTGTCTTGCCCATGAACACTGCGGCTCCTAAAGCAACTACTTGATAACGCCGGCCTCGGCGAAGAATTTCTCCGCCCCCGTGTGTAAGGGAATCGCCAGCCCGCGCAAGCCCGTTGCCGGCGACTCGCCGCGAAAACCGTCGTTCATCTTTTGCAATTCAGCCATGCGCGAGTAGACGATCTTCAAGATTTGATAAACCACGTTAGGGTTGACGTCGTCACGCGCCACCAGCGGCCCGGGCAGTCCCACGGCTCGCGCGGAATAGGGGTAAGCGGG
This window encodes:
- a CDS encoding ABC transporter ATP-binding protein, with the protein product MAPIISISNLTKTYASGHQALKGVDLQIDKGEIFALLGPNGAGKTTLISIVCGIVTATEGAVVADGHDITGDYRAARGMIGLVPQELSTDAFESVWATVSFSRGLFGLAPNAGYIERVLCDLSLWDKRQNKIMTLSGGMKRRVMIAKALAHEPQILFLDEPTAGVDVELRRDMWALVRRLRDSGVTIILTTHYIDEAEEMADRIGVINKGELILVEEKTRLMKKLGKKQLTLNLVAPLAAVPAALNDWHLALNAGGTELDYTFDATEERAGIPALLQRLSDLGIRFKDLNTRQSSLEDIFVSLVSDR
- a CDS encoding ABC transporter substrate-binding protein yields the protein MTAVSFRSKKPPSRSLGTAIGCLLGCRSSNRPAIKTMKHRQHQVARALLNTLAILFFAITADAAELKKFRLGYSTVGPAGTGLWMAKEIGAFEKYGIDADLIFISSGPVVVQALLGGDLQGGFAATNAVIAAVLGGAPLVSIMSLINRPYYRLWVQPEITRVEELRAKTLGVSRFGSVNDNMTRILLRKKNLEGTVIVRQFGGTTETAAAFLHRQIAGAVISALRVNAPMRMLLDLSELDFLYSNVVITVSRDFQKRNPETLDAFVRGYLEGVAAAHEQKDKALKVIQKYTRLKDQKLIEELYSDSVKFLDRVPRLEAEAIAPIVEFMGKKPIAVETVADNSIVDRLVREGFVDKLYKKR
- a CDS encoding amidohydrolase gives rise to the protein MASIIAIDADGHVIEKESDIRKYLSEPWNRRSTGLRPGDQPWDNYMFDHFVTERTWSRLSASEQVKRWDDIMDEHGMEYAVCFPTGSGSVVRLQEQKFQIAVASACNDMFAAEYNALSKRVKCVGVLPMRSPQAAAEELERAVKEKGLIGFEILPVGLSHALGDSFYDPIYAAAERCGAVLGIHGTRSWSRELGAEGLNTFAEVHAYAFTAGILLQFTSMICQGVPVRFPKLRFSFLEIGATWLPYYLDRLDEHWEKRAEIEMPLLKQKPSELVRQSEVYFSIESGESQLPAAIDYVGADHFLYASDIPHWDCEFPGNLQQLREHPQLSAEVKEKILYKNAKRLYNL
- a CDS encoding alpha/beta fold hydrolase, whose protein sequence is MSPTHSAIQLDDPLIPVAIPEQVAAKEGLAELPGTRLWYWDTGGDGVPVIFLHPTTGSTLIWLYQQPVFAKAGHRVIAYSRRNHYNSDLASEDNPGCASEDLNNLAGYLGVKKFHAVSSAAGGSVATDYALSHPERLLSLTVSSNNLAARNGYIEQTAARIRPKEEKDLPRWFWELGPSYRAANPAGVDKWNELTRRSVSGKGARQKLANEVTPAKLETIRVPTLLITGAADLVTPPSIMRMIARHVPDNELAIVSESGHSPCWEQPEVFNRTVLHFISRHGVK
- a CDS encoding ABC transporter substrate-binding protein, with amino-acid sequence MTMNRRLIGLFFTFCIFFHAPPLFAADAPLKIINVAVPAVSLLQAPLFVAIDAGVFKKYGMEVRYIVTGARTIQALVGGSVHFAQGVSSRTVPAAVLGGADAVLIANFTDKLLFTMLGAPEIASILDLKGKVVGVSGIGGTTDFASRLALREAGLIPDKDVAIRGVGGAPETVAALRAKIIHAGTLSPPSSFVALKAGFKILFDMTTLGVDYVSSGLGVKKSFLAADRLQARQFVMGMIEGTKILASDEEFSLRALAKHTRLSDREVLKQSYNYQRPYYLKVPYPSVRAIKDTLDALAKDLPKAKDADPRDFIDHSIVKEIEASGFIEAVYGR
- a CDS encoding amidohydrolase; its protein translation is MMHRFISADDHIDLRWLPKELWSERLPARLRERGPRVVEKDNGFYWTWEGNIFSPHGYYTAAQGSGAMWAIERGGVMRQGEIRPTTAELRLTDMDRDGADMSVMYGPTDPMPVADAELRRCCNEAYNDWLAEFCAAKPERLIGVPQLSLDDPLAARDELERLAKRGDLRHVNILASRATPPVYDKAWEPFWSLAEEVNVPIGFHLAVLVKKTRLTDSSQEITNLVVSTASRYAQEPPGMQLLEPLTGLIFTGVLDRHPRVKIVMAEAGLAWVPSMIQGLDIWYQRTRDGRRLTGNAPIALPKLLPSEYFHRQIWISFVDDPLGVKMVGTVLDADKVMFGSDYPHPASTWPNSQTVIEEQMLPLPDQVRQNILGANARRLFGI